The Pyrenophora tritici-repentis strain M4 chromosome 10, whole genome shotgun sequence genome contains a region encoding:
- a CDS encoding Retrotrans-gag domain containing protein, with translation MTTNDSNQLLQSLLQRLEDMSTRMERLEAPSHELPQTPGHNTDATTDPTPTSETSNTSVPITPKPRHSLPHPPTFGGNKSQWRGWKLEMEGKIEEDAQAIGSLKAQLRYVYMRLDGAAKTNVTTYYEIQVKEESPNPFKLLDRLELLYGERNRKEKAIQNLYSIRQKDDETFISFYPRFEKEMANADAESWPEHTKISYLRNALSGRIKDRLVGTSGAETSTYARFAQKCADLSNDMELFGQWTKTTRRYGSRTAENAPTYEPPAKSNNATLTAVSPEDMMEWEPTQPTTTQVNAVGLRGKTQTFQQASKASHRSKLDLLGSNIGFT, from the coding sequence ATGACGACGAACGATTCGAACCAGCTGTTACAGTCGCTACTACAGAGACTTGAAGACATGAGCACTAGGATGGAGAGGCTGGAAGCACCATCGCACGAGCTACCTCAAACGCCTGGTCACAATACAGACGCCACCACTGATCCAACGCCAACCTCCGAGACTTCGAACACATCTGTGCCTATAACCCCAAAGCCGCGGCACAGCTTACCCCACCCGCCTACGTTTGGTGGAAACAAATCacaatggcgaggatggaagctagagatggagggcaagatcgaagaagacgcgcaAGCTATTGGAAGCCTAAAAGCTCAGCTACGCTACGTCTACATGCGTCTTGATGGGGCAGCGAAAACCAACGTTACAACATACTACGAGATACAAGTTAAAGAAGAATCGCCAAACCCTTTCAAGCTGCTTGACCGCCTTGAACTCCTCTACGGCGAACGAAATCGGAAGGAGAAAGCCATTCAGAACCTCTACTCTATACGCCAGAAGGACGACGAGACGTTTATTTCCTTCTATCCACggtttgagaaagagatggcCAACGCTGACGCAGAAAGCTGGCCTGAGCATACGAAGATATCCTACTTACGCAATGCATTAAGTGGTAGGATAAAGGATAGGCTTGTTGGTACATCAGGAGCAGAAACAAGCACATACGCAAGGTTCGCTCAGAAGTGTGCAGATCTTAGCAACGACATGGAGTTGTTCGGCCAATGGACGAAAACAACCCGCCGTTACGGTAGCCGAACTGCTGAAAATGCACCAACCTATGAACCACCAGCAAAATCAAATAATGCCACGCTCACAGCAGTTTCCCCCGAAGACATGATGGAATGGGAACCTACGCAGCCTACAACTACCCAAGTGAACGCTGTCGGCCTCCGCGGCAAGACccagactttccaacaagcaagtaaagcaagtcaccgctctaaacttgacttgcttggttcaaacataggctttacttga